The following proteins come from a genomic window of Terriglobia bacterium:
- a CDS encoding cold-shock protein: MSMGTVKWFNATKGYGFIQPDDGGNDVFVHISAVERAGLGTLREGQKISYEIVADRRSGKSSADNLRAAG; encoded by the coding sequence GTGAGCATGGGGACCGTGAAGTGGTTTAACGCAACCAAGGGCTATGGCTTCATCCAGCCGGATGACGGCGGCAACGATGTGTTCGTGCACATCAGCGCAGTCGAACGTGCCGGCCTCGGCACGTTGCGCGAGGGCCAGAAGATCTCGTACGAAATCGTGGCCGACCGCCGCTCGGGCAAGTCGTCGGCCGACAATCTGCGCGCCGCGGGCTGA
- the cpaB gene encoding Flp pilus assembly protein CpaB, which yields MKTARIIVLGIALSAGGVAAWLASGANESKPAPEPVAQLPTVDVLVAKSDIGLGQSVKPEDMVWQTWPSATASNSFIKKTDRPDAVTQIAGSIARDPVIAGEPIREQKLVKSSGSGFMAAILPSGARAVSTEVSPETGAGGFILPNDRVDVLVTRREKHPENQAIPETIVSEVVLTNIRVLAIDQAPKEKDGQTNLVGKTATLELRPGQAETLARARQMGVLTLALRSIADAKRQEAKLDDQSLVTVYRGTARETYSCTPNCNH from the coding sequence ATGAAAACCGCACGTATCATCGTCCTTGGTATTGCGCTGAGCGCCGGGGGCGTCGCCGCCTGGCTCGCCAGCGGAGCGAACGAAAGCAAGCCTGCTCCCGAGCCGGTCGCCCAATTGCCGACCGTGGACGTGCTGGTCGCCAAATCCGACATCGGCCTCGGCCAGAGCGTCAAGCCCGAGGACATGGTCTGGCAGACTTGGCCATCGGCGACCGCCAGCAACAGTTTCATCAAGAAGACCGACCGTCCCGACGCGGTGACCCAGATCGCCGGCTCGATCGCACGCGACCCCGTGATCGCGGGCGAGCCGATCCGCGAGCAGAAGCTGGTCAAGAGCTCCGGCTCAGGCTTCATGGCCGCGATCCTGCCGAGCGGCGCTCGCGCGGTGTCGACCGAAGTCTCGCCGGAGACCGGCGCCGGCGGCTTCATCCTGCCGAACGACCGCGTCGACGTGCTTGTCACGCGCCGCGAGAAGCATCCTGAAAACCAGGCAATCCCCGAAACCATCGTTTCGGAGGTGGTGCTGACGAACATCCGCGTGCTCGCCATCGACCAGGCGCCCAAGGAGAAGGACGGTCAGACCAATCTGGTCGGCAAGACCGCGACCCTCGAGCTGCGACCCGGGCAGGCCGAGACGCTGGCCCGCGCCCGCCAGATGGGCGTGCTGACGCTGGCGCTGCGCAGCATCGCCGACGCCAAGCGCCAAGAAGCCAAGTTGGACGATCAGTCGCTGGTGACGGTCTATCGCGGTACCGCCCGCGAGACCTATAGCTGCACTCCGAACTGCAACCACTGA
- a CDS encoding sterol desaturase family protein yields the protein MSGLPLEILVMLGTTLEKVVPITLALAVLFTVLTRFWACNDVGPWWRKREIVTDVVYWFFAPTFARVFRIGLLVVGAAAVFNIHDADDLIAFYDDGHGPLAQLPHWVQALVFLIAADFMLYWLHRMFHGTGFWKYHAVHHSSKELDWISAARFHPVNLLIGTIGVDVILLMAGISPNAMVLLAPFNTFHSAFVHANLNWTLGPFKYVLATPVFHRWHHTRLDEGGNTNFAGTFPLWDILFGTFSMPANELPKEYGKDEAAMPEAFVGQMVFPFRR from the coding sequence ATGTCGGGTCTGCCGCTGGAAATCCTGGTGATGTTGGGCACCACCCTCGAGAAGGTGGTGCCGATCACGCTGGCGCTGGCGGTGCTGTTCACGGTGCTCACCCGTTTCTGGGCCTGCAACGACGTCGGGCCGTGGTGGCGCAAGCGCGAGATCGTCACCGACGTCGTCTACTGGTTCTTCGCGCCGACTTTTGCCCGGGTGTTCCGCATCGGGCTGCTCGTGGTCGGCGCTGCCGCCGTCTTCAACATCCACGACGCCGACGACCTGATCGCCTTCTATGATGACGGCCACGGCCCGCTGGCGCAGCTGCCGCACTGGGTGCAGGCGCTGGTGTTCCTGATCGCCGCCGACTTCATGCTGTATTGGCTGCACCGCATGTTTCACGGCACCGGCTTCTGGAAGTATCACGCGGTCCATCACTCCTCGAAGGAGCTCGACTGGATCTCGGCGGCGCGGTTCCACCCGGTCAATTTGCTGATCGGAACAATAGGCGTCGACGTGATCCTGCTGATGGCTGGTATCTCGCCCAACGCCATGGTGCTGCTGGCGCCGTTCAACACCTTCCATTCGGCCTTCGTACACGCCAATCTGAACTGGACGCTCGGTCCGTTCAAATATGTGCTGGCGACGCCGGTGTTCCACCGCTGGCACCACACCCGGCTCGACGAGGGCGGAAACACCAATTTTGCCGGCACTTTCCCGCTCTGGGACATCCTGTTCGGGACCTTCAGCATGCCGGCGAACGAGCTGCCGAAGGAGTACGGCAAGGACGAAGCCGCGATGCCGGAGGCCTTCGTCGGGCAGATGGTTTTTCCCTTCCGTCGTTAG